DNA sequence from the Deltaproteobacteria bacterium genome:
CTTCTCAATCTGACCCAGGGCCTGCTCTAAAGCCTTTGATTTATCTGGGGATGATGCAGTGGTCATGTAGCATTCCTCTATTTTGGGGGTTATTTTTAGCTGGACTGGCGTTCCTGTCTAAAGTCTGACTTAAGTGTTCTAAATAATATATCATAATGTCTAATAGATCCGTCACTATAATTAGATTTCATAATTTTTGACACTTGTCCTCCCCGCCTAAGTGAATGGTTTGCAACGGGGTATAAAATGCGCCGTGGGGAGTTAGAGTGCTGCGAAACAGCACCAGTTCGCTGACCCGAAACACTGGAAAGGTCGGCATTATCAACTCTTGGATGATTAGACTCAATTTTTCCCGGCCGCGCGGCGAACGGACCCGCCCCAGGGTCAGATGCGGATTAAATTTGCGATTATCCGGGAGATACCCTAAAGTAGCAAAGGCCTGCTCCAACCGGTTAAATAATTGGGCCAGGATCTCGGTCTGACCGCTGATTTTTAAGGCTGGGAAAGGCTCCGACCCCTCCCACCTGCAGCTCAAAAGGCATGGATTGCTGGGCGATCTTAGCAGCTGCGGCTCCAATAACCGGCACCTCGGTTTCTTTAATGTTGCCGAAAAATTTCAGGGTCAGATGAATGTTGCCCACCGGCACCCAGCGCACATCGGCCGCGCTTTTTTTCAATTGTTCCTGAACTTGGGTCAGCCCTTGTCGGTGGCTGCCAGGTAGATCAATGGCCAGAAAGGCGCGTACCATCCTGTAACTCCCGCCGCAGCCAATCCAGGGCGGTCTGCGCGGTCAGAGTCTTGATCTGCTCCCGGGACCCGTGGAACAGACATTGCCGGGTCTGAACCCGGTCTGGCAGGGCGAGTCCCAGATATACCGTGCCGACCGGCTTTTCCGGGCTGCCGCCCGAAGGCCCAGCGATCCCCGTAGTGGACAAAGCAATCGGGGTATGGAAAAGTTCTCTGGCTCCCAAGGCCATGGCCCGAGCCGTTGGCGCGCTCACCGCCCCATGCTGATCCAGCGTTTCCGGAAGGACCTGGAGTAGTTCCATCTTGGCCTGATTGCTATAGGTTACCACGCCGCCCATGAAGTAATCGGAGGCCCCCGGGATGTTGGTCAGCCGATGGCTGATCAGCCCCCCGCTGCAGGATTCAGCCACGGCCAGGGAAAAATTGTGGGCCCGCAGACTCTGGCCTACCAATTCCTCCAGGGTCACGTCGTCGGTTCCCAACAAGGCATCTCCGGCGGCTTGGGCCAGCTCCGCCGTTAGCCGATCCAAAGTTTCTTCCAATACGCGGGGTTCCGGCCCCCGAAGGGTCAGGCACAGGTGATTTTCCGGAAAATTGGGATATAAGCCGACACTGACCTCGGGATTGTCCCGGCTGATCTTATCAAACAGAACCTCTAATTGCGTTTCCGTCAGCCCAAATAATTTTAAGGTCCGCTGACAGACACACTGCCCTCCGGAGGCCAGGCTGAGCAAGGGCGGCAAGACAAAGGCATCAAACAGCATCTGCATCTGCTCAGGCACGCCAGGCAAAAAATATAGCCAGGCATGGTCATATCTCAAGGAAAAACCGCAGGCCGCCCCGCCGGGATCCAGAATCACCGCCCCTTCCGGCACCAGGGCCAGGCGGGCATAACGCTCCTCCCAGGGCAGCCCTCTTACTTTGAGACATTCCCGGATGCGCCGCAACAGGTAATCATCCAGTCGTAGAGGTAGGTTCAGGGTTTCTGCCGCGGCCGCCACAGTAATATCATCCTCGGTAGGTCCCAGACCCCCGGTGATTATAATAAATTGCGAGTGCTGCAGCCCCTGACGCAAGGTTTCCTGAAATAGCGGGACTTCATCTCCCAGGATGGTGATGCGCTGCACTATCAGGCCAGCATCATGGAGGCGGGCAGCGGCGTAGCGGGAATTGGTATCGGCTACCCGGCCGCTGATCAACTCGGTGCCGGTAGCGATAATCTCTCCTTGCATGCTCATTGAACTATTAAATAACCCGCGAGATCAAAGTTAGAACGATCCAGGCATAGATACCGGCCAGAACATCATCCAGCACTATCCCTACCCCGCCCTTAATTTGCTCGTTTATCAGGTAAATCGGAAAGGGCTTCCAGATATCCAGGCCGCGGAACAGCAGGAAGCCCCCCATCACCCAGCCCCAATGACGGGGACGACCGGCCAGGGTAATCAATAAGCCTATCACTTCATCAAGGACAATGGGCGAGGCATCACTCTGGCCCAGATAGACTTCGGCCGACCCGGTTACCCAGATGCCCAGAACCAGCAACCCGAATAGTAGCGCCCCATAGTCAACGGGCTTCAGGCCGCCCAATACCCACCACAAGGGCACCGCGGCCAGAGAACCCCAGGTCCCCGGCATTAAGGGGAGATAACCGACTCCCCCGACCGTGGCCAACGCCAGAATAAGCTTTTTATTCAAGATCGCCAGTCCTGCCAAAATAGCACTAACAGTAACCCTATCTCCCAATTAACACTTTAAAAATACATGGATTGGCCAAAACTGTCAAGCTTGCCGGATCAGGCCCGTAGATGTGTCGGATGCCCGCCTGGGCCTCATTAACTGATCTCTGATTTTTGTCTCAGGGCTGCAATTCTTTCAAAATCTGGGAGTGCAGCAGGCCATTGCTGGCCACGACATTGGCTGAGGTTATTTGAAACCGGTCACCACTGAAAGTGGAAAGTTGTCCCCCGGCTTCGGCAACTACCAAGGCCGCCGCGGCCGTGTCCCAGGGTTTCAAATTTTCCTCCCAGAACCCATCGAAACGACCCGCGGCCAGGTAACAGAGATCAAGAGCAGCCGACCCGGCCCGTCGCACCCCCTGGGCCCGGGCCAGTAACCGGCCAAAACGGCCCAGGGTCTTGTCCAGACGCTGTCGCACATCGTAAGGAAAACCGGTGGCCAGCAAGGCCTTGTCCAGGTCGCCAATTTCTGACACCCGGATCGGTTGGCCGCCCAACCAAGCCCCCTGTCCGGCCCGGGCTTCAAAGAGCTCCTCCCGCAACGGGTCATAAACCACTCCGTACTGTATTATTCCCTCCTGCTCGAAGGCAATCGACACGGCAAACATCGGGAAGCCATGGGCAAAGTTCACGGTACCGTCCAGGGGATCAATAATCCACCAACTGCCGTCCCTGGTAGCCGAGGTCTTGGGGCCGACTTGCTCTTCTGCTAAAATCTGATGGTCTGGGAAGTTATCCAGGATCATCCCCACAATCAAATCCTGACTTTTAAGATCGCTTTCGGTGACGGGATCGATGACTCCCTTGTAGCTAATCCGCTTCGGCCGGGAAAAGCTCTGGCGTAAAAGCTGCCCCGCCGCCAACGCTGCCTGGCGCCCGACCTGTTGGACTTTATCAAGCATATATAAACTCCATGTGAATTTCGAGTTTTGATTTGTGCCCCCTTAAGAAAAGGAGGTAAGTCAGCTCAACTAAAAGTCCTTTTCTCCAAACTCGAAACCTGAAAATAAAAAATCACCTTTTCCGGCGCGGCTTCTTTAGTCGGGCCGGCAGCGGTTCATGGGTAAACAGGGGGATAGCTAAAAGGCCAGTTAAAAAACCGCCCAGGTGGGCGAACCAAGCCACAGCCCCCCCCTGACGCAGGCCATAAAATTGCAGGAGGACCCAGGCCCCTAGCCAGACAAAGGCGGGAATTTCCACCACCCGGAATTTTACCCCCAGATAGATCAGGGTTTGCACCGGGGCCTGGGGAAAGCGGACCAGATAAGCCCCCAACAACCCGGCAATGGCGCCGCTGGCTCCGATGATCGGGATGGTCAGTCGGCTGGCCACCAGGGCGTGGACCAGCCCGGCAAAGAAACCGCAGAACAGATAAAACCCCAAAAAGCGCCAGTGGCCCAGATCATCCTCCAGGGCCTCGCCAAATACCCAGAGTATAAGTAAATTTCCCAGCAAATGCACCCAGCCGCCGTGAATAAATAAGGAACTGAACATGGTGGCCACCAGGAGCAACGATTGCCTAGAGGTGAACAGCTTAACCCGACTCAACTCAGAGGGTATTGCCCCACCCTTCCATATCAGCTCCAGCGAGGCTTCTGGACCGAGATAGAGTTGATAAAGAAAGATGACCAGGTTAAAGGCAACCAACCCGATGGTGATCAGCGGCCATTGCCGCCGGGCCGGCACGCCGCGCAGGGGGATCAAGGTTCCCCTCCACCGACAGCCTTAGCCCTCCAATAAAGCCCGGGATTATGATTCTCCGCAATGGGTTCCATATCTCTCCAGAAGTTGGTTATCTTATTAATCGAGGCATTTAATATGACCTGAGTAATAACACCTTAACAGCCGAAAGCCGGGGCGATATGAATTGAAATGGATCTAAACTATTATACCGAGGCTGAGGGGCGCTGTCCAGGGGCCAGCCCCCTCAGTCTTTTCGGGTTGACAACCATGGCCAGATTTTATTTAATTAAAGCCATGGTGAAGCCCAAAAAGAGGTTATATATCAAGACCTATGGCTGCCAGATGAACGTCTATGATTCCGAGCTGATGGTCCAGGTATTGAGTCCGGATTATACCCCGACCGAGCGGCCGGAAGTGGCTGATCTATACCTGATCAACACCTGCTCGATCCGGCGGAAATCCGAGGAAAAGGTCCGCTCGCTGTTGGGCCGTCTCAGGTTTCTGAAACAACGGCGTCCCCAGATGTTGATCGGCGTAGGGGGCTGCGTAGCCCAGCAGGAGGGGGAGCGTTTGCTTCAGCGGGTCCCCCATTTGGATCTAGTCTTTGGGACCCACGGCATCTATCGGTTGCCGGAGATCCTCCGGCAAGTGCAGGATACCGGGCAACCGGTGGTAGATACCGGCTTTGTAGACCACTTTCGGATTCACCCCCGCACCCAGTGGAGCGCCAGCCGGGTAAAGACGCTGGTCACCATCATGCAGGGCTGCAATAACTTCTGCACCTATTGCGTGGTACCTTACGTGCGAGGACCGGAAATGAGCCGGCCGTCTGGTGAAATTGTCCAGGAGGTCAAGAATTTCCTGGAGGCGGGAGGGCGAGAGGTTACTTTGTTGGGGCAGAATGTCAACTCCTATGGCCGCGGCTGCCCGGAAGCGCCATCCTTTCCGCAGCTTCTGCGGCAACTGGCAGCCCTGCCCGGATTGGCCCGGTTGCGTTTTACGACCTCGCACCCCCGGGACCTGTCGGAGGAGTTGATCCACTGCTTTGGTGAACTGCCGGCCCTCTGCGAACATATTCACCTGCCGGTGCAGTCCGGTTCCTCCCGCATCCTGTCCCGGATGAAGCGGGGCTATAACCGGGACGACTACCTGAAGCGGGTCCAGCAGTTACGGCACGTCTGCCCGGAAATCTCCATCACTACCGATTTAATCGTCGGCTTCCCTGGCGAAACCGAGGCCGATTTTGAGGATACTCTGTCACTGATGCAAGAAGTTCCTTTTGATAGCGCCTTTTATTTCAAATATTCGCCGCGGCCCCTGACTCGAGCCGCAAGTTTTCCTGACCAGATTCCGGAAGCAGTCAAAGCCGAGCGGTTGGCACGCTTAAAGGAAATACAGGAAGAACTGACGCTGGCCAGTCACCAGCGACTGGTGGGTCAGATTAAAGAAGTTCTGGTAGATGGTAGCAGTAAGCAATCCTCAACTCAACTTAGCGGTCGCTTGCGGAGCAACCAGGTGGTAAATTTTCCTGGTCCTCCAGAGTTGATTGGCGGATTAATCAAGGTGCAGATCGAACAGGCACATCACCACTCACTGGGTGGTCGTCTGGTAGAAAGCACCGGCAACTCTTAATCTATTAGTTTGCCTCCCGGCATCCCAAAAGGAGGGTAACATGTTGAGACAAGTTACTGTCTCGGGGTTAACCATCGACCCCTTTACCAACAGTCCCATCATGATTTTAAAGGACGTGGATTCTGATAAGGCGGTGCCGATCTGGATTGGGTTGCTGGAAGCAACGGCGATCGCCAGTGAACTAGAGAATATTAAGTTCTCCCGGCCCATGACCCATGACCTCTTGAAGACTATTATCGATGCGATGGAGGTCCAGGTAATACGGATCGAGGTCTGCGACCTCAGGGACAACACCTATTACGCCCTGATTTATTTGAATAATAAAGATAAAGAGATGAGTATTGACGCCCGACCCAGCGACGCCATTGCTCTGGCCCTGCGCACCAAGGCCCCCATCTTTGTAGAAGATATTGTGATCCAAAAATCTCGTCGGGTCGATCTCCGCGGGCAAGAGGTAGTCACCTCGGAAGAAGGTAAAAAGTGGACGGAGATTTTGGAAAGCCTGGACCCGGATGATTTTGGCAAATATAAAATGTAATCTGGGCGGATGATCGATCTACATACTCATTCTCTCTATAGCGACGGCGAACTCCTGCCGTCCGAATTGCTCCGCCGAGTAGAAGTCATGGGCTATCGGTATGTGGCGATTACTGATCATGCCGATGCCTCCAATTTTGATCTGGTACTGGAACGTCTGCGCAGGGCGGCCCTTGCCCTTAACCCGGTGTGTAACACGGTGTTGCTTCCCGGCGTGGAATTTACTCACGTACCACCTTCCCAAATTGCGCCGCTGGTCTCTGAGGCCCGGGCCTTGGGCGCGGCGATAATCGTGGTTCATGGGGAGACCCTGGCTGAACCTGTGGCCCCAGGGACCAACCGGGCCGCATTGGAAGCTGACATCGATATCCTGGCCCATCCTGGGCTGATTAGCCGAGAAGAAGTTGAATTGGCCCGGCAGCGCGGGGTTCTGCTGGAACTCTCGGCCCGGCCCGGACACTCCCTGGCCAATGGCCACGTGGCGGCGCTGGCCCGAGAGATGGGAGCTGGTTTAATCCTTAACACCGACTCTCACGGCCCCCGGGATTTTATCACCCGGGAGCGGGCTTATCAGCTTGGCCAGGGTGCCGGACTGAGTCTGACCGAATGTGACCAGATGCTGGCCAATGCCGAGGCCTTGGCCCGTCGAGCCGCCAACAGCTTATGAGTCTGCCTTTTTCTTGCTTACCTAAGCCCGTCTGACCGGGAGAAAGTCCCGTGAAAACGATCCCTTGAAGTTAATAATAAAATTTTGGGATCATAATTTTGGGGAAGGAATTTAACACCATGAAAAAACAGATAATATCCAGTGATCAAGCTCCGTCGTCCATTGGACCTTACAGCCAGGCAGTCCAAGTAGGCGAGTTTATCTTTGTTTCGGGGCAGATTCCTCTGGACCAGGATGGTAAACCGGTTCGGGGTGATATCGTCGTGCAAACCATTCAGGTGCTGGAAAATCTCAAGGCGGTGCTGGCCGCGGCGGGCCTCTCTTTGGCCCATGTCGTTAAGACCACGGTTTTTTTGGCCGATATGAGCGATTTTCCTGAAATGAACCGGGTCTATGCCGAATTTTTTCCAGACAATTGTCCGGCCCGAACGACGGTTCAGGTGGCCGGCCTGCCGCGCGGCGTACCTATTGAGATCGAGGCCATCGCCTATAAAAAATAACCCCGCCTTTTCAATGTTCCAGTATGATAGCCAGGGACGGATAACTTGACTCCCCGCCCCCCTAAGCGGCCAGCCTTTAGTCCCCAACAAGACCTCCGACTCCTGCCTGTTCCCCGCTCAATAATTGCTATTGAAGCTTAGCCGTTGTTTTTTTATAATAAATGCGGATATTATTCAGAATTATTATTAATTAGGTTAGAAAAAAACGGCTCTGGGGAGAAGGGGCCAGCAGTCCCCCGGCCCTCCCCGCCAATTTACCTTTTAACTGCTCCGATTAATTAGCCTAAGGCAGCATTCTCCTCCGGAATTGGGAGGAGCAAGGGGACGGTTGTGGTCCACCCGGGGTCGTGAATCGGTCAATAATAGTAATTGTGCTTCTCCCTAAGAGTATAAAATGGATATCAAGCATTCCATAAAAATGGCGGTGATTGGCGGCAGCGAGGCCATCGAGCAGCTAAGAAAGTGGCCTGCTGTCTGTCCTGGAGTCTGTCCCATTGTCCAGTTAACCCTATTTGACCCGGTCCAGCTCGGAGCCCCTGCTTCTCTGCGGGAGCTCCTGGGAAAACTAGATCCGGCTGGTTTTGACCTGATAATCGATTTGCGCCAATCTTCAGAGGTTGATGATCTACTGGCGGGGATAGACCCAGCTAAGCTGGTCCGCGGGGCAAGCGCCGGCTTAATTCAAAACCTCTTGAGCCGATTACAGGAGGTCTGTCAACAATGGGAAATCCAGAAAGGAATCATTGACAGCGCCACCGATGCCATCGTTACAATTAATGAGGACCATATAATTGTCGGCTACAATAAAGGGGCGGAAAAGATTTTCGGGTTCACCCGGGAAGAAGCCCTGGGGCAGGATTTGGAAATTATTATTCCGCCGCCTTACAAAAAAGAGCACAAAGAATACGTTCGCCGATATATTGCCACTCGCAAGGCCCGCGTCATCGGCAAACACGTGCGTCTCAGCGCCCAACGTAAGAATGGCCAGGAATTCCCCATGAGCATCTCCTTTTCAATGACAGAGATTGCCGAAAAGCTCTATTTTACCGGGATTATCCGGGACATCACGGAGAGCATGGATATCGAGGCCAAACTGCGTCAATCCGAGCGTCTTGCCGCAGTAGGCAATACGGTCAGCCATATTGTCCACGAGATCAAAAACCCTTTGATGGTTATCGGCGGTTTTGCCCGGCAACTGGCCCGCGCCCCGAATCTGGACGACAAGGCGCGCGATAAACTGGCCATGATTACCGAAGAAGTGAAGCGCCTGGAATCCCTGATGTTTGAAATGAAGGACTTCTCGCATCCCCCCACCATCCATCTGGAGGCGGGGCGAATTGAGGAGGTCATTCAGGAGGTACTGGAACTATATGAAGACACCCTAAGGGAACAGGGGATTAAGGTGCTCCAGGAATATCCCCAATCACTTCCAACTCTTAGCTTTGACCGTCAGCAAATCAAGCAAGTCATCATTAACCTGATAAAAAACGCGGCCGAAGCCATGCCTCAAGGCGGTCAGCTTACCGTGGCCACCCGCTGTGAGGAGCCTTATCTGGAGATTGCCATTACCGATACCGGCGAGGGCATGCCTTCGGAGGTGGTGGAAAAAATTTTTACTCCCTATTATACCACTAAGACCAAGGGGTCGGGGCTGGGACTGTCCATCTGTCGGAATATTATCAAGGCTCATAACGGCGACATCATGGTCAACAGCATCCCCGGCAAAGGGTCCACCTTCACTATTCTATTACCTATGGATAAACCTGCCCCGGAAAAATACCCTTGTTGACCCCAACCCTATTGGAAATCCGCCATCTTAAGACCCATTTTAGGACTATGGCGGGGATGGTCCCGGCCGTCAATGACGTCAGTTTTACCATTGCCCCGGGAGAAACTCTGGGCCTGGTGGGAGAGTCGGGCTGCGGTAAGACGGTTACCGCCCTCTCTATTCTACGCCTGATTCCAGCCGGAGTGGGACATCTGCAAGGGGAAATCCGGTTTGGCGGGGAAGACCTGATGCGCCTCAGCCCTGCCCGGATGCGTCAGTTGCGGGGTAACCGCATCTCTATGATATTCCAAGAGCCCATGACCGCCCTTAACCCGGTGCTCACTATCGGCGACCAGATTGCCGAGGTTTTGCGCCTGCATCTCCGCCTGAGCCGCAAAGCCGCCTGGAACGAAGCCGCTAATTGCCTTTCCCGGGTCGGCATGCCCGATGCCCGCCGGCGTCTGAGAGAATATCCCCATGAACTTTCGGGCGGCCTGAGGCAGCGGGCCTTGATTGCCATGGCGCTGGCCTGCCAGCCGCAACTGGTGATCGCTGATGAGCCCACCACCGCCCTCGATGTCACCATCCAGGCCCAGATTCTAGCCTTGATGACTCGGCTCAAAGCCGACTTGGAGATGGCCATGCTCCTCATCACCCATAACCTGGGCATCGTGGCTCAGATCGCCGACCGCTTGGCAGTAATGTATGCCGGAATCATCGTCGAATCCGCCCCTACCTCTACCCTCTTCGCCCACCCCCGGCATCCTTATACCCAGGGCCTGTTAGCCTCAGTACCGCGACTGGATTTTACCGGCCCGCGCTCCAAGAAACTTTATGCCATCCCCGGCCAAGTCCCCAGCCCTCAGGAACTGCCGCTGGGCTGTCCGTTTCAGCCGCGCTGTCCACGCGCCCTGGAGACCTGTCGCCAACCCCCGCCCTGGGTAGAGGTGGGAGAGGGCCATGGGGTCAACTGCTGGCTTTATGGTTAGTCTACGAAAGAGGTGGAGAGATTAGGACGGGGTCAGCGACCCCTGGCCCCCTCCCCCAATTCATTTTTTAATCCAGGTCCAGGCTGCAGTGGTTTGGGAAGGCTCAAATTCCTTTAATTCAACGCTGATGATCCCGCCAGCCCTCGCAACAAACGCCATCCGGTCAATGCCGGAGATCGTTAATATTGAAATCTGCATAAATATTCTATATAAAAACGACATATGGCAAAAACCCTGGTAGAGGCCCGAAACCTTAGCAAATATTTTAATGTCTCCAGTCCCTGGGGAACTGGCCGCCTTTATCTCAAAGCCGTCGATGGAGTCAGCTTCAATATTCAGGCCGGGGAGACACTGGGGCTGGTGGGGGAGTCGGGCTGCGGCAAATCAACCCTGGGCCGGTTGATTCTGGCGCTTCTGCCCCCGACCGAGGGCGAGATATGGCTGGCAGGCGAGAATCTCTGGAGCCTGCCGGCCCGCAAATTGCGCCATTTGCGGCAAAAAGCCCAGATCATCTTCCAGGATCCCTATTCCTCCTTAAACCCCCGGATGACCATCCGCCGCATCCTGGAAGAGCCTTTTGTCATCCACAAATTAGGCAACCGGCGTCAGCGCCGGGAGTGGGTGGAAGCGTTGATCGGGGAAGTCGGTCTAAGTGTGGAGCAACTGGAACGCTATCCTCACGAATTCAGCGGCGGGCAGCGACAACGCATCGGCATTGCCCGGGCCTTGGCACTGAAACCGCAACTGATCGTTGCCGATGAACCGGTTTCGGCCCTCGATGTCTCCATTCAGGCCCAGATCTTAAACCTGCTCTGCCAACTGCAGGCCCGCTTTGACCTGACTTTCCTTTTTATTTCCCATGACTTGAGTGTCATCAGCCATATCAGCAGCCGGATTGCCGTGATGTATCTGGGCCGGCTGGTGGAATTGGCCGCCCGGGAGGTCTTTGACCGCCGTCCTCTTCACCCCTACACTGAGGCATTGTTGGACGCCATCCCGGTGCCCGATCCAAATCGGCGACTGCCACCGCCTCGACTCCAAGGCGATCCCCCCAGTCCCATTCACCTGCCCTCGGGGTGTCCTTTTCATCCCCGCTGCCCTTATGCTGAGGCCTGCTGCCGAGAAATCGTCCCGGATTTTCGGGAGACCACCCCGGGGCACTGGGTGGCCTGCCATTTTCGGTGATAATGGGGGGGTGGTCGGCGGTCCGATCCGGGCCTGAAAAATCAGGCTGTGACATAAATTTTGGCCAAGCCAAGAACAATCACCCTACTGCCGAGAAATTTTGAGACCGGGCAAGCAATTTATAAAAAAATGATTATAATAATGGAGCAATTTGAAGAAAAAGCTTACAGGAGGGATAAACCTTGTCTTTTCTAATCGCCATGGCTGGTAAAGGCGGTACAGGGAAAACCACCATAGCCGGAATGGTGCTGCGGTATCTGCTGGAACACGGCAAACAGCCCATCCTGGCGGTAGATGCGGACGCCAACTCCAATCTCAATGAGGTTCTGGGGCTGACGGTAAGCCATACCGTTGG
Encoded proteins:
- the thpR gene encoding RNA 2',3'-cyclic phosphodiesterase; this translates as MVRAFLAIDLPGSHRQGLTQVQEQLKKSAADVRWVPVGNIHLTLKFFGNIKETEVPVIGAAAAKIAQQSMPFELQVGGVGAFPSLKNQRSDRDPGPII
- a CDS encoding competence/damage-inducible protein A, whose translation is MQGEIIATGTELISGRVADTNSRYAAARLHDAGLIVQRITILGDEVPLFQETLRQGLQHSQFIIITGGLGPTEDDITVAAAAETLNLPLRLDDYLLRRIRECLKVRGLPWEERYARLALVPEGAVILDPGGAACGFSLRYDHAWLYFLPGVPEQMQMLFDAFVLPPLLSLASGGQCVCQRTLKLFGLTETQLEVLFDKISRDNPEVSVGLYPNFPENHLCLTLRGPEPRVLEETLDRLTAELAQAAGDALLGTDDVTLEELVGQSLRAHNFSLAVAESCSGGLISHRLTNIPGASDYFMGGVVTYSNQAKMELLQVLPETLDQHGAVSAPTARAMALGARELFHTPIALSTTGIAGPSGGSPEKPVGTVYLGLALPDRVQTRQCLFHGSREQIKTLTAQTALDWLRRELQDGTRLSGH
- a CDS encoding phosphatidylglycerophosphatase A — protein: MNKKLILALATVGGVGYLPLMPGTWGSLAAVPLWWVLGGLKPVDYGALLFGLLVLGIWVTGSAEVYLGQSDASPIVLDEVIGLLITLAGRPRHWGWVMGGFLLFRGLDIWKPFPIYLINEQIKGGVGIVLDDVLAGIYAWIVLTLISRVI
- a CDS encoding inositol monophosphatase, which gives rise to MLDKVQQVGRQAALAAGQLLRQSFSRPKRISYKGVIDPVTESDLKSQDLIVGMILDNFPDHQILAEEQVGPKTSATRDGSWWIIDPLDGTVNFAHGFPMFAVSIAFEQEGIIQYGVVYDPLREELFEARAGQGAWLGGQPIRVSEIGDLDKALLATGFPYDVRQRLDKTLGRFGRLLARAQGVRRAGSAALDLCYLAAGRFDGFWEENLKPWDTAAAALVVAEAGGQLSTFSGDRFQITSANVVASNGLLHSQILKELQP
- a CDS encoding rhomboid family intramembrane serine protease; its protein translation is MIPLRGVPARRQWPLITIGLVAFNLVIFLYQLYLGPEASLELIWKGGAIPSELSRVKLFTSRQSLLLVATMFSSLFIHGGWVHLLGNLLILWVFGEALEDDLGHWRFLGFYLFCGFFAGLVHALVASRLTIPIIGASGAIAGLLGAYLVRFPQAPVQTLIYLGVKFRVVEIPAFVWLGAWVLLQFYGLRQGGAVAWFAHLGGFLTGLLAIPLFTHEPLPARLKKPRRKR
- the miaB gene encoding tRNA (N6-isopentenyl adenosine(37)-C2)-methylthiotransferase MiaB, yielding MKPKKRLYIKTYGCQMNVYDSELMVQVLSPDYTPTERPEVADLYLINTCSIRRKSEEKVRSLLGRLRFLKQRRPQMLIGVGGCVAQQEGERLLQRVPHLDLVFGTHGIYRLPEILRQVQDTGQPVVDTGFVDHFRIHPRTQWSASRVKTLVTIMQGCNNFCTYCVVPYVRGPEMSRPSGEIVQEVKNFLEAGGREVTLLGQNVNSYGRGCPEAPSFPQLLRQLAALPGLARLRFTTSHPRDLSEELIHCFGELPALCEHIHLPVQSGSSRILSRMKRGYNRDDYLKRVQQLRHVCPEISITTDLIVGFPGETEADFEDTLSLMQEVPFDSAFYFKYSPRPLTRAASFPDQIPEAVKAERLARLKEIQEELTLASHQRLVGQIKEVLVDGSSKQSSTQLSGRLRSNQVVNFPGPPELIGGLIKVQIEQAHHHSLGGRLVESTGNS
- a CDS encoding bifunctional nuclease family protein, which produces MLRQVTVSGLTIDPFTNSPIMILKDVDSDKAVPIWIGLLEATAIASELENIKFSRPMTHDLLKTIIDAMEVQVIRIEVCDLRDNTYYALIYLNNKDKEMSIDARPSDAIALALRTKAPIFVEDIVIQKSRRVDLRGQEVVTSEEGKKWTEILESLDPDDFGKYKM
- a CDS encoding histidinol phosphate phosphatase domain-containing protein — protein: MIDLHTHSLYSDGELLPSELLRRVEVMGYRYVAITDHADASNFDLVLERLRRAALALNPVCNTVLLPGVEFTHVPPSQIAPLVSEARALGAAIIVVHGETLAEPVAPGTNRAALEADIDILAHPGLISREEVELARQRGVLLELSARPGHSLANGHVAALAREMGAGLILNTDSHGPRDFITRERAYQLGQGAGLSLTECDQMLANAEALARRAANSL
- a CDS encoding RidA family protein, with the protein product MKKQIISSDQAPSSIGPYSQAVQVGEFIFVSGQIPLDQDGKPVRGDIVVQTIQVLENLKAVLAAAGLSLAHVVKTTVFLADMSDFPEMNRVYAEFFPDNCPARTTVQVAGLPRGVPIEIEAIAYKK
- a CDS encoding PAS domain S-box protein translates to MDIKHSIKMAVIGGSEAIEQLRKWPAVCPGVCPIVQLTLFDPVQLGAPASLRELLGKLDPAGFDLIIDLRQSSEVDDLLAGIDPAKLVRGASAGLIQNLLSRLQEVCQQWEIQKGIIDSATDAIVTINEDHIIVGYNKGAEKIFGFTREEALGQDLEIIIPPPYKKEHKEYVRRYIATRKARVIGKHVRLSAQRKNGQEFPMSISFSMTEIAEKLYFTGIIRDITESMDIEAKLRQSERLAAVGNTVSHIVHEIKNPLMVIGGFARQLARAPNLDDKARDKLAMITEEVKRLESLMFEMKDFSHPPTIHLEAGRIEEVIQEVLELYEDTLREQGIKVLQEYPQSLPTLSFDRQQIKQVIINLIKNAAEAMPQGGQLTVATRCEEPYLEIAITDTGEGMPSEVVEKIFTPYYTTKTKGSGLGLSICRNIIKAHNGDIMVNSIPGKGSTFTILLPMDKPAPEKYPC
- a CDS encoding ABC transporter ATP-binding protein, producing MAGMVPAVNDVSFTIAPGETLGLVGESGCGKTVTALSILRLIPAGVGHLQGEIRFGGEDLMRLSPARMRQLRGNRISMIFQEPMTALNPVLTIGDQIAEVLRLHLRLSRKAAWNEAANCLSRVGMPDARRRLREYPHELSGGLRQRALIAMALACQPQLVIADEPTTALDVTIQAQILALMTRLKADLEMAMLLITHNLGIVAQIADRLAVMYAGIIVESAPTSTLFAHPRHPYTQGLLASVPRLDFTGPRSKKLYAIPGQVPSPQELPLGCPFQPRCPRALETCRQPPPWVEVGEGHGVNCWLYG
- a CDS encoding ATP-binding cassette domain-containing protein, coding for MAKTLVEARNLSKYFNVSSPWGTGRLYLKAVDGVSFNIQAGETLGLVGESGCGKSTLGRLILALLPPTEGEIWLAGENLWSLPARKLRHLRQKAQIIFQDPYSSLNPRMTIRRILEEPFVIHKLGNRRQRREWVEALIGEVGLSVEQLERYPHEFSGGQRQRIGIARALALKPQLIVADEPVSALDVSIQAQILNLLCQLQARFDLTFLFISHDLSVISHISSRIAVMYLGRLVELAAREVFDRRPLHPYTEALLDAIPVPDPNRRLPPPRLQGDPPSPIHLPSGCPFHPRCPYAEACCREIVPDFRETTPGHWVACHFR